The Chthoniobacterales bacterium genome has a window encoding:
- a CDS encoding phosphoenolpyruvate carboxykinase (GTP) codes for MENLAPAIAPPEGIGASKPSNPAVLDWVQEVARLTEPENIFWCDGSEEENSWLLEQAQRQGIVLKLNEQKKPRSYLHRSNPNDVARVEQFTLICTPTREEAGPTNNWAAPAETYTKLHTMLGGAMRGRTMFVVPYIMGPPDSSLTKVGFEITDSIYVVLSMRIMTRMGSVAVRRLGADPKAEWNRGVHSLLDINPERRLICHFPQDNTIISVGSGYGGNVLLSKKCLALRIGSYLAKKQGWLAEHMLILGVEAPDGRKHYVAAAFPSACGKTNFAMLIPPPHFKGWKVTTIGDDIAWMQIGKDGRLYAVNPENGYFGVVPGTSYKSNSNAMKSIERDTLYTNVALTDDGDVWWEGKDGAVPDHLIDWRGNDWTPASKEKAAHANSRFAVPMRNNPALDPDVEKGEGVPISAIIFGGRRSDTMPLVFQARDWEHGTYIGATMASEMTAAAVGGLGQVRRDPMAMLPFCGYNMGRYFQHWLEIGPRLKNPPLIFHVNWFRKGSDGKFMWPGFGENMRVLKWIIDRCEGQGGGAETEIGVIPRPEDLDLAEMDITRETMRELFSIKPDEWKNELEGQAKFFETLKPDMPERLLTEREKVAQRFDA; via the coding sequence ATGGAAAATCTCGCGCCAGCCATTGCCCCGCCGGAAGGAATCGGAGCCTCCAAGCCGAGCAACCCGGCGGTGCTCGATTGGGTCCAGGAAGTCGCCCGGCTGACGGAGCCCGAAAACATTTTCTGGTGCGACGGGTCCGAAGAAGAAAATAGCTGGCTTCTCGAACAGGCGCAGCGCCAGGGCATTGTCCTCAAGCTGAACGAGCAAAAGAAGCCGCGCTCGTATTTGCATCGCTCTAATCCAAACGACGTGGCGCGCGTCGAGCAATTTACCCTCATCTGCACTCCCACCAGGGAGGAAGCGGGTCCGACAAATAACTGGGCGGCACCGGCGGAGACCTACACAAAATTGCACACCATGCTGGGCGGAGCGATGCGTGGCCGGACGATGTTCGTGGTGCCCTACATCATGGGACCGCCGGATTCGTCGCTCACCAAAGTCGGGTTCGAAATCACGGATTCCATTTATGTCGTCCTGAGTATGCGAATCATGACGCGGATGGGATCGGTCGCGGTGCGGCGACTCGGCGCGGATCCGAAGGCGGAATGGAATCGCGGCGTTCATTCTCTTCTCGACATAAATCCGGAGCGGCGGCTCATCTGTCATTTTCCGCAGGACAACACGATCATTTCGGTCGGTTCCGGTTATGGCGGCAACGTCTTATTGAGCAAGAAATGCCTCGCCCTTCGCATCGGTTCCTATCTGGCGAAGAAGCAGGGCTGGCTCGCCGAGCATATGCTGATCCTGGGGGTGGAAGCTCCGGACGGGCGCAAGCATTATGTCGCGGCGGCGTTCCCGAGCGCCTGCGGCAAAACGAATTTCGCGATGCTCATTCCGCCGCCGCATTTCAAGGGCTGGAAGGTGACGACGATCGGCGACGACATCGCCTGGATGCAGATCGGGAAGGATGGGCGGCTCTATGCGGTCAATCCGGAGAACGGCTACTTCGGCGTCGTGCCCGGGACGAGTTACAAATCGAATTCGAACGCGATGAAATCGATCGAGCGCGACACGCTTTATACCAACGTCGCGCTCACCGACGACGGCGATGTCTGGTGGGAAGGGAAGGACGGCGCGGTTCCCGATCATCTGATCGACTGGCGCGGGAATGATTGGACGCCTGCTTCAAAAGAGAAGGCCGCGCATGCGAACAGCCGGTTCGCGGTCCCGATGCGGAACAACCCGGCGCTCGATCCCGACGTGGAAAAAGGCGAGGGCGTTCCGATCAGCGCCATCATTTTTGGCGGACGGCGAAGCGACACGATGCCGCTGGTCTTCCAGGCGCGCGATTGGGAGCACGGGACCTACATCGGAGCCACGATGGCGTCTGAAATGACGGCGGCGGCCGTTGGTGGACTCGGCCAGGTCCGGCGCGATCCGATGGCGATGCTGCCCTTCTGCGGATACAACATGGGCCGGTATTTTCAGCACTGGCTCGAGATCGGGCCGCGCTTGAAAAATCCGCCGCTCATCTTTCACGTAAACTGGTTCCGCAAAGGCAGCGACGGAAAATTTATGTGGCCCGGATTCGGCGAAAACATGCGCGTCCTGAAATGGATCATCGACCGCTGCGAAGGCCAGGGTGGCGGCGCGGAAACGGAGATCGGCGTCATTCCGCGCCCGGAAGATCTCGATCTCGCGGAAATGGACATTACCCGCGAGACGATGCGAGAGCTCTTCTCTATCAAACCTGACGAGTGGAAGAACGAACTCGAAGGCCAGGCAAAATTTTTCGAGACGCTCAAACCCGACATGCCAGAGCGACTCCTGACCGAGCGGGAGAAGGTGGCGCAGCGGTTCGACGCGTAA
- a CDS encoding DUF6576 domain-containing protein gives MFGVTTSDDYKPVTWVGRHPVDVTTLLVGVHVLLMVLTCFLVAFGGGSILNVAMFDSAQVLVYGRVWQIVTYAFVHAPYSAYALLWFVVEMYMLFAFGREVERFIGRRAFLILYGLLLWIPTVFLLLAGLWGRFGVAGSAALHFGVFIAFASIYPHVEMFFLRIQVKWIALILTGIGTLAAFANHDWASIIILWTTVATAFFFIRLRGVGPELVWWDNLKARWQPKPKFHVVPRSAPRRVVEPENIHESIDPVLDKISKQGINSLTASERRALDRARNRLLKKPQ, from the coding sequence ATGTTTGGAGTCACCACCTCGGATGACTACAAGCCGGTGACATGGGTGGGGCGTCATCCGGTCGACGTCACGACTTTACTCGTCGGCGTCCATGTCCTCTTGATGGTCCTGACCTGCTTCCTGGTCGCGTTCGGCGGTGGCTCTATCTTGAACGTGGCCATGTTCGACAGCGCTCAGGTGCTGGTCTACGGACGCGTCTGGCAGATCGTGACCTACGCTTTCGTCCATGCGCCCTACTCCGCCTACGCGCTGCTTTGGTTCGTGGTCGAAATGTATATGCTTTTCGCGTTTGGCCGGGAGGTGGAGCGCTTTATCGGCCGGCGCGCGTTCCTCATTCTTTACGGCTTGCTTCTCTGGATCCCGACGGTGTTTCTCCTCCTGGCGGGGCTTTGGGGAAGGTTCGGCGTGGCCGGCTCCGCCGCGCTCCATTTCGGCGTTTTTATCGCCTTCGCTTCCATTTATCCGCACGTCGAAATGTTTTTCCTCCGAATCCAGGTCAAATGGATTGCGCTCATTCTGACGGGTATCGGCACGCTGGCGGCTTTCGCAAATCACGATTGGGCCAGCATCATCATTCTGTGGACTACGGTGGCGACGGCGTTCTTTTTCATTCGGTTGCGCGGAGTTGGCCCGGAGCTCGTCTGGTGGGACAACCTGAAAGCGCGCTGGCAACCGAAGCCGAAATTCCACGTGGTCCCGCGGTCAGCACCCCGCCGTGTCGTCGAGCCGGAAAATATTCACGAATCCATCGACCCCGTGCTGGACAAGATATCGAAGCAAGGAATCAACAGCCTGACTGCTTCGGAAAGACGAGCCCTCGACCGGGCCAGAAATCGGCTCCTAAAAAAACCGCAGTAA
- a CDS encoding PTS sugar transporter subunit IIA, whose product MPALLSEILDPKQVSLELHEATAAEAILEIVQLLRDNGRVNDFYKLADAVMEREGRTSTNTGEGIAFPHARTNLVDRIVLGIGRSTPGIPFGYSNEPVHLIFLIGVPQRMVTDYLICVGALARVVKDKERRAALMAATTPEEFVELLRAGSLEVK is encoded by the coding sequence ATGCCCGCGCTGCTCTCCGAAATTCTCGATCCCAAACAGGTCTCGCTGGAACTGCACGAAGCTACCGCCGCCGAGGCGATTCTCGAGATTGTGCAGCTTTTGCGCGACAACGGGCGCGTCAATGACTTCTACAAGCTGGCCGACGCTGTGATGGAACGCGAAGGCCGGACTTCCACCAACACCGGGGAAGGCATCGCGTTCCCCCACGCGCGCACAAATCTGGTGGATCGAATCGTTCTGGGCATTGGCCGGAGCACGCCCGGAATCCCGTTCGGCTATTCGAATGAGCCGGTGCATCTAATTTTTTTGATCGGTGTCCCGCAGCGAATGGTAACCGATTATCTTATCTGCGTGGGAGCGCTGGCCCGGGTCGTGAAAGACAAGGAGCGCCGCGCTGCCCTGATGGCCGCGACGACGCCCGAAGAGTTTGTCGAGCTGTTGCGGGCCGGGTCGCTCGAAGTGAAGTGA
- a CDS encoding DUF2270 domain-containing protein encodes MATQNNPGGTTDEATISWQKSLYDPGYVNAMSHFYRGELGRIMVWRQRLDITTNWAITSSTAIITIAFSNREVPHIIFFFNLAIVWVMLWIEARRYRFYDAFRARVRMLEAHFLVPMVMENREMLQGEWKKLVCEDLILPSFKISKLEAVGRRLKRNYVFIFILIMVAWVTKIFLHASMTLDGLPAFYRAMRVGHIPSWLVAFIFVGTLVSVIGITIYVGKKTTGEVSEFRTHRSLWKI; translated from the coding sequence GTGGCAACTCAAAACAATCCCGGCGGGACGACGGACGAAGCGACGATCTCGTGGCAGAAGAGTCTCTACGACCCGGGCTACGTCAATGCGATGTCCCACTTCTATCGGGGCGAGCTGGGGCGGATCATGGTCTGGCGACAACGTCTCGACATCACGACAAATTGGGCGATCACCAGCAGCACGGCCATTATCACGATCGCGTTTTCCAATCGCGAGGTGCCTCACATCATCTTCTTTTTCAACCTGGCGATTGTCTGGGTAATGCTCTGGATCGAAGCGCGGCGTTACCGGTTTTACGACGCCTTCCGGGCCCGGGTCCGCATGCTGGAAGCGCACTTTCTCGTCCCCATGGTGATGGAGAATCGCGAGATGCTTCAGGGCGAATGGAAAAAGCTGGTCTGCGAAGATCTGATTCTGCCCTCGTTCAAGATCTCGAAACTCGAAGCGGTGGGGCGACGCCTGAAACGGAATTACGTTTTCATTTTCATCCTCATCATGGTCGCGTGGGTGACAAAGATTTTCCTGCACGCCTCGATGACGCTGGATGGGCTGCCGGCTTTCTACCGGGCGATGCGCGTCGGCCATATCCCGTCGTGGCTGGTCGCCTTCATCTTCGTCGGCACCCTGGTGAGCGTGATCGGGATCACGATTTACGTCGGCAAAAAGACGACCGGCGAAGTTTCGGAATTCCGCACCCATCGGTCGCTGTGGAAGATCTAA
- the mazG gene encoding nucleoside triphosphate pyrophosphohydrolase: MAESVHQSPVPDHFRRLCDIVAQLRAPGGCPWDREQTNESLLPGLIEEAYEVATAVRARDDQNLREELGDLILLAVMHSEIANETGRFNIEEVLRDVTAKLIRRHPHVFGDTDVRDSAGVIKQWDSIKREEKEPGGGHYLADLPAELPALMRAQKAQKKAARVNFDWAELSDVIAKVDEELGETKEAIGSGNPEAVAGEIGDLLFAVVNLARKVNLDAETALQNATDKFVARFSRVEDELRARGQKLGEVGLDELDRIWKPHKAEARKAP; this comes from the coding sequence ATGGCTGAGTCTGTTCACCAGTCACCTGTCCCCGATCACTTTCGTCGTCTCTGCGACATCGTCGCCCAACTCCGCGCTCCCGGGGGCTGTCCGTGGGACCGCGAGCAGACGAATGAATCGCTCCTTCCCGGCCTGATCGAGGAAGCGTACGAAGTCGCGACTGCAGTGCGGGCTCGCGATGATCAAAATCTCCGCGAAGAACTGGGAGATCTAATTCTGCTGGCGGTCATGCACTCGGAAATCGCGAACGAAACCGGCCGTTTCAATATCGAGGAAGTGCTCCGGGATGTGACCGCCAAGTTGATCCGGCGGCATCCGCATGTTTTCGGGGACACCGATGTCCGCGACTCGGCTGGCGTGATCAAACAGTGGGACTCGATCAAGCGTGAAGAGAAGGAGCCGGGCGGGGGTCATTATCTGGCCGACCTGCCAGCCGAGCTGCCCGCGCTGATGCGCGCCCAAAAAGCTCAAAAGAAGGCGGCGCGAGTTAATTTCGACTGGGCGGAGCTTTCCGACGTTATCGCCAAGGTTGACGAAGAGCTGGGCGAGACCAAGGAAGCAATTGGGTCAGGCAATCCGGAGGCAGTGGCGGGTGAGATTGGCGATCTTCTCTTTGCCGTGGTGAATCTGGCGCGCAAGGTCAACCTCGACGCGGAAACGGCCCTGCAAAATGCGACTGACAAGTTCGTGGCGCGGTTTAGCCGCGTCGAAGACGAGTTGCGAGCCCGCGGACAAAAGCTCGGTGAAGTGGGTTTGGACGAGCTCGACCGGATTTGGAAACCGCATAAGGCCGAAGCGCGCAAGGCGCCGTAG